A single genomic interval of Candidatus Effluviviaceae Genus V sp. harbors:
- a CDS encoding aminotransferase class I/II-fold pyridoxal phosphate-dependent enzyme, with the protein MFAERMNRLGTETAFEVLAKARALEAKGREIVHLEIGEPDFDTPDNIRKAAEKAIWDGMTHYGPSAGLMVAREAVCEFFAEDRGIQYTPDEIVLTPGGKPIIFLPILALVDHGDEVIYPNPGYPIYESAIRFAGGKDVPLQLREDKDFRFDIAELEEKINPNTKMLIINSPQNPTGGVLTKGDLERIAELAIENDVVVLSDEVYSKIVYEGEHQTIAALPGMKERTILMDAHSKTYAMTGWRLGYAAMPKAIAEKFTKLNTNVYSHATSFVQIAGIEALKGPQDEVEKMVGIFKKRRDAIVDGLNEVDGFSCLRPRGAFYVFPNITETGMKSQELADRMLNEAGVACLSGTCFGKFGEGYLRFSYANSLENIEKALESIKDVMSRG; encoded by the coding sequence ATGTTCGCGGAGCGCATGAACAGGTTGGGTACTGAGACCGCGTTCGAGGTGCTGGCCAAGGCCCGTGCCCTCGAGGCGAAAGGGCGCGAGATCGTCCATCTCGAGATCGGCGAGCCGGACTTCGATACGCCCGACAACATCCGGAAGGCGGCCGAGAAGGCCATCTGGGACGGGATGACGCACTACGGACCGTCGGCCGGCCTCATGGTCGCGCGCGAGGCCGTCTGCGAGTTCTTCGCTGAGGACCGGGGCATTCAGTACACGCCCGACGAGATCGTCCTGACGCCGGGCGGCAAGCCGATCATCTTCCTCCCCATCCTCGCGCTGGTCGACCACGGCGACGAGGTCATCTACCCGAACCCGGGCTATCCGATCTACGAGTCGGCGATCCGGTTCGCGGGCGGCAAGGATGTTCCGCTCCAGCTCCGCGAGGACAAGGACTTCCGTTTCGACATCGCGGAGCTCGAGGAGAAGATCAACCCGAACACGAAGATGCTCATTATCAACTCGCCGCAGAACCCGACCGGCGGCGTGCTGACGAAGGGTGACCTCGAGCGTATCGCCGAGCTGGCGATCGAGAACGACGTGGTCGTGCTGTCCGACGAGGTCTACAGCAAGATCGTCTACGAGGGCGAGCACCAGACGATCGCCGCCCTGCCGGGCATGAAGGAGCGCACGATCCTGATGGATGCGCATTCGAAGACCTACGCGATGACCGGATGGCGCCTGGGGTACGCCGCGATGCCGAAGGCGATCGCCGAGAAGTTCACGAAGCTCAACACGAACGTCTACTCGCATGCGACGTCGTTCGTGCAGATCGCCGGTATCGAGGCCCTGAAGGGCCCCCAGGACGAGGTCGAGAAGATGGTCGGCATCTTCAAGAAGCGCCGCGACGCGATCGTCGACGGGCTGAACGAGGTCGACGGCTTCTCGTGCCTGAGGCCCAGGGGCGCGTTCTACGTCTTCCCGAACATCACCGAGACGGGAATGAAGTCGCAGGAGCTGGCGGACAGGATGCTGAACGAGGCCGGCGTCGCCTGCCTCTCCGGGACCTGTTTCGGCAAGTTCGGCGAGGGCTATCTGAGGTTCAGCTACGCCAAC
- a CDS encoding transketolase: MSPTPIELAEIAKVVRRDVLTMILEAGSGHVGGSLSAVDALVVLYWDAMRVKPEDPAWDDRDRFILSKAHAAPALYSVLARRGFFDVKELMTFRKLKSILQGFPDMQTTPGIDASVGSPGQGLSIANGCAIAAKRDRKEHRVYCLMGDGEAHEGQVWEAAMTAAHHKLDNVCVIIDRNKMMGDGNTENIVALAPLSDKWRTFNWHVIDLDGHDAERLSGALSEAASVKGRPTVVLARTVKGKGVPFMEGRAEWHDRPLTEEMYEEAMKALA, encoded by the coding sequence ATGTCTCCGACGCCGATCGAACTGGCGGAGATAGCGAAGGTCGTCAGGCGCGACGTCCTCACGATGATCCTCGAGGCGGGCTCCGGGCACGTCGGAGGGTCGCTGTCTGCCGTGGACGCGCTCGTCGTGCTCTACTGGGACGCCATGCGTGTCAAGCCGGAGGACCCAGCTTGGGACGATCGCGATCGCTTCATCCTGTCCAAGGCGCACGCCGCGCCGGCGCTCTACTCCGTCCTGGCGCGTCGAGGGTTCTTCGACGTCAAGGAGCTGATGACGTTCCGCAAGCTGAAGTCAATCCTGCAGGGATTCCCTGACATGCAGACGACGCCGGGCATCGACGCCTCGGTGGGCTCGCCCGGACAGGGACTCTCGATCGCGAACGGGTGCGCCATCGCCGCGAAGCGCGACAGGAAGGAACATCGCGTCTACTGCCTCATGGGTGACGGCGAGGCGCACGAGGGACAGGTGTGGGAGGCCGCGATGACGGCCGCGCACCACAAACTCGACAACGTCTGCGTCATCATCGATCGCAACAAGATGATGGGTGACGGAAACACGGAGAACATCGTCGCCCTCGCTCCGCTGTCGGACAAGTGGCGGACCTTCAACTGGCACGTCATCGACCTCGACGGTCACGATGCCGAGCGGCTGTCGGGCGCCCTCTCCGAGGCGGCGTCGGTCAAGGGCCGGCCGACGGTCGTCCTTGCCCGGACCGTCAAGGGAAAGGGCGTGCCGTTCATGGAGGGACGGGCGGAGTGGCACGATCGTCCTCTCACCGAGGAGATGTACGAAGAGGCGATGAAGGCCCTGGCCTGA
- a CDS encoding transketolase family protein, producing the protein MVETGLVDIAHSVIETEATNSGYERGLIELAERGDDIIVMDADLAGSSGTAEFRKRFPDRFMDIGLCEQDMIGTAAGLALAGKCVFVTTHGMLAAGKAWDIIRSTICYGSLNVNICGADAGLSAGAAGGSRQSLEDVAVMRTLPGMTVVVPADSVQAARATVAAARIPGPVYMRMAATRVPVVTTDLTPFIVGQGSVYRQGQDVTVIACGVMVYEAMKAARTLEDTGISVRVINCHTIKPLDRAIVGRAAAETSAIVTVEEGSIIGGLGGAVAEALTHTERPTPIRIIGVGDRFGVSGEHEQLLAHFGLKARDIAQAVRDVLKKRTESGDTDGGV; encoded by the coding sequence ATGGTGGAGACGGGACTCGTCGACATCGCGCACAGCGTGATCGAGACCGAGGCCACGAACAGCGGCTACGAGCGCGGGCTGATCGAGCTCGCCGAGCGCGGTGACGACATCATCGTGATGGACGCGGACCTGGCCGGCTCCAGCGGGACGGCCGAGTTCCGGAAGCGGTTCCCCGATCGGTTCATGGACATCGGACTCTGTGAACAGGACATGATCGGTACGGCGGCCGGGCTCGCGCTGGCCGGCAAGTGTGTGTTCGTCACGACGCACGGAATGCTCGCGGCCGGCAAGGCGTGGGACATCATCCGCTCGACGATCTGCTACGGGTCGCTCAACGTCAATATCTGCGGCGCCGACGCCGGCCTGTCGGCCGGGGCCGCGGGAGGTTCCCGGCAGTCGCTCGAGGACGTCGCCGTCATGCGAACGCTCCCCGGGATGACGGTCGTCGTGCCCGCCGATTCGGTGCAGGCGGCGCGGGCTACCGTGGCGGCCGCCCGGATCCCCGGTCCAGTCTACATGCGCATGGCGGCCACGCGCGTGCCCGTCGTGACGACCGACCTCACGCCGTTCATCGTCGGACAGGGCAGCGTGTATCGCCAGGGTCAGGACGTGACCGTGATCGCCTGCGGCGTCATGGTCTACGAGGCGATGAAGGCGGCAAGGACGCTCGAGGACACGGGAATCTCGGTGCGCGTCATCAACTGCCACACGATCAAGCCGCTCGACAGGGCCATCGTCGGGCGGGCGGCGGCGGAGACGTCGGCCATCGTGACGGTCGAGGAGGGCTCCATCATCGGCGGCCTCGGCGGCGCCGTTGCGGAGGCCCTGACACACACGGAGCGACCGACCCCCATCAGGATCATCGGAGTAGGAGACAGGTTCGGCGTCTCGGGCGAGCACGAACAGCTGCTCGCTCATTTCGGTCTCAAGGCGCGGGACATCGCGCAGGCCGTCAGGGACGTCCTGAAGAAGCGTACGGAGTCGGGTGATACGGACGGCGGCGTCTGA